From a single Tachypleus tridentatus isolate NWPU-2018 chromosome 6, ASM421037v1, whole genome shotgun sequence genomic region:
- the LOC143253312 gene encoding putative tRNA (uracil-O(2)-)-methyltransferase isoform X1: MCDTTSEIPKLKYVWKSIIESCSEVEETDFWIALKVWTEQPHTVNRRLMAVKPLMTYVVDVQPHCHTHKQCFAPDNADKIIDLIDCTAQTMDITSEIHIFRKKWKLVPCEQLFWNSGGTMFLQVRQLLPKQPEKFPEAQEIAVIDKSNRQVIFHPVLKIGAVHKVVPNFTYRITHTEQERISVDILLEDINSDVEGNPAVSWLQVNVLPKLVKWATNKQNSSSNPVIPSLSLVPVEAYNKVYQQLKIRYGKKLIKLWPETTDPLKFIYEDIAIASYLMVLWEQEYVELGLQKKQSFVDLGCGNGLLVYILTQEGYPGVGVDLRNRGIWDIYGPETQLKEMTITPSDKYLFPEYDWLIGNHSDELTPWIPVIAARSSFHMRAFLIPCCAFTFDGKYQKSHSGTSQYQSYLNFINELCQVVGFHVKKDKLRIPSTKRICLICTSRNYKVSEEAVVDKRRSEYIKKYSRLLHVRNLSLVKTMGEEKNSIMSHKSFCEHNEYTVNTEDRNPEVCCKSTSAVWLHDFQPREKAEQVRNCTHLDKHFLDETVSVIAQTLLNCGEDYLSYVGSDGKEGKWKLGGKMELSVLVKTLSNNTLKQLKNQCGGLQTLLRNNQHIFSVKKGTAGLASPFDQGKSDSSQSSKKRKGKISVKTRPCWFYRNHPNSCPLDDVKCKFVHVDENIKTCN, encoded by the exons AAATACCAAAATTGAAATATGTGTGGAAAAGCATTATTGAGTCTTGCAGTGAGGTTGAAGAAACAGATTTCTGGATTGCCCTCAAGGTGTGGACAGAACAGCCACACACTGTGAATAGAAGATTAATGGCTGTTAAGCCTCTTATGACATATGTGGTAGATGTCCAGCCTCATTGTCATACCCACAAGCAATGTTTTGCTCCTGATAATGCAGACAAAATTATTGACTTGATAGATTGCACAGCACAGACAATGGATATTACATCTGAGATACACATCTTTCGAAAGAAATGGAAACTTGTTCCTTGTGAGCAGTTATTCTGGAACAGTGGTGGTACAATGTTTTTACAAGTTCGGCAACTACTTCCTAAGCAACCAGAAAAATTCCCAGAAGCACAAGAGATAGCAGTAATTg ATAAAAGCAATAGGCAAGTTATTTTTCACCCTGTTTTGAAAATTGGTGCAGTTCATAAAGTTGTTCCCAACTTCACCTATAGAATAACCCATACAGAGCAAGAAAG AATAAGTGTGGATATCCTTCTTGAGGATATCAACAGTGATGTTGAAGGTAACCCTGCTGTATCCTGGCTACAGGTAAACGTTCTTCCAAAACTTGTAAAATGGGCAACCAACAAACAGAACTCATCCTCCAATCCTGTGATTCCTTCTCTAAGTTTAGTTCCTGTAGAAGCATACAACAAGGTGTACCAACAATTGAAAATCAGATATGGCAAAAAACTAATTAAG CTTTGGCCTGAGACAACAGATCCATTAAAATTTATCTATGAAGATATTGCTATTGCCTCTTATCTCATG GTTCTATGGGAACAAGAATACGTAGAGCTTGGTCTGCAGAAGAAACAGTCTTTTGTAGATCTGGGTTGTGGAAATGGACTGTTGGTATATATTCTTACTCAAGAAGGG TATCCAGGTGTAGGAGTTGATTTACGGAATAGGGGTATATGGGATATCTATGGACCAGAGACTCAGCTTAAG GAGATGACCATCACACCTTCCGACAAATACCTATTTCCAGAATATGACTGGTTGATAGGAAACCATTCAGATGAGCTCACACCCTGGATCCCAGTGATAGCTGCAAG ATCATCTTTCCACATGAGAGCCTTCCTTATTCCCTGTTGTGCATTCACATTTGATGGAAAGTACCAAAAATCACATAGTGGAACTAGTCAGTATCAGTCTTACTTGAATTTTATTAATGAACTTTGCCAAGTTGTGGGATTTCACGTAAAGAAAGATAAGCTCAGGATACCATCAACAAAACGA ATCTGCCTGATTTGTACCTCACGCAATTATAAAGTGTCAGAAGAAGCAGTTGTTGATAAAAGACGTTCAGAATACATAAAAAAGTATTCTCGACTCCTTCATGTAAGAAACCTGTCTCTTGTTAAAACGATGGGTGAGGAGAAAAACAGTATTATGAGTCATAAGTCATTTTGTGAGCATAATGAGTATACAGTAAATACTGAGGACAGAAATCCAGAGGTCTGCTGCAAATCAACCAGTGCTGTTTGGTTACATGATTTCCAGCCAAGAGAGAAGGCTGAACAAGTAAGAAACTGTACTCATCTAGATAAGCATTTCCTTGATGAAACTGTGAGTGTAATAGCTCAAACACTTTTGAACTGTGGAGAAGACTATCTTTCTTATGTGGGAAGTGATGGAAAAGAGGGAAAATGGAAACTTGGAG GTAAAATGGAGCTTTCAGTGTTGGTGAAAACCTTGAGTAATAACACCTTAAAACAGTTGAAGAACCAGTGTGGTGGGTTACAGACGCTTCTTAGAAACAACCAACACATATTTTCAG TGAAGAAAGGAACAGCAGGCCTGGCTTCTCCATTTGACCAAGGAAAATCTGATTCAAGTCAAAGtagtaagaaaagaaaaggaaaaatctCTGTGAAGACTCGGCCATGCTGGTTTTACAGGAATCATCCTAACAGTTGCCCTCTAGATGatgtaaaatgtaaatttgtgCATGTAgatgaaaacattaaaacatgtaattag
- the LOC143253312 gene encoding putative tRNA (uracil-O(2)-)-methyltransferase isoform X2 — protein sequence MCDTTSEIPKLKYVWKSIIESCSEVEETDFWIALKVWTEQPHTVNRRLMAVKPLMTYVVDVQPHCHTHKQCFAPDNADKIIDLIDCTAQTMDITSEIHIFRKKWKLVPCEQLFWNSGGTMFLQVRQLLPKQPEKFPEAQEIAVIDKSNRQVIFHPVLKIGAVHKVVPNFTYRITHTEQERISVDILLEDINSDVEGNPAVSWLQVNVLPKLVKWATNKQNSSSNPVIPSLSLVPVEAYNKVYQQLKIRYGKKLIKLWPETTDPLKFIYEDIAIASYLMYPGVGVDLRNRGIWDIYGPETQLKEMTITPSDKYLFPEYDWLIGNHSDELTPWIPVIAARSSFHMRAFLIPCCAFTFDGKYQKSHSGTSQYQSYLNFINELCQVVGFHVKKDKLRIPSTKRICLICTSRNYKVSEEAVVDKRRSEYIKKYSRLLHVRNLSLVKTMGEEKNSIMSHKSFCEHNEYTVNTEDRNPEVCCKSTSAVWLHDFQPREKAEQVRNCTHLDKHFLDETVSVIAQTLLNCGEDYLSYVGSDGKEGKWKLGGKMELSVLVKTLSNNTLKQLKNQCGGLQTLLRNNQHIFSVKKGTAGLASPFDQGKSDSSQSSKKRKGKISVKTRPCWFYRNHPNSCPLDDVKCKFVHVDENIKTCN from the exons AAATACCAAAATTGAAATATGTGTGGAAAAGCATTATTGAGTCTTGCAGTGAGGTTGAAGAAACAGATTTCTGGATTGCCCTCAAGGTGTGGACAGAACAGCCACACACTGTGAATAGAAGATTAATGGCTGTTAAGCCTCTTATGACATATGTGGTAGATGTCCAGCCTCATTGTCATACCCACAAGCAATGTTTTGCTCCTGATAATGCAGACAAAATTATTGACTTGATAGATTGCACAGCACAGACAATGGATATTACATCTGAGATACACATCTTTCGAAAGAAATGGAAACTTGTTCCTTGTGAGCAGTTATTCTGGAACAGTGGTGGTACAATGTTTTTACAAGTTCGGCAACTACTTCCTAAGCAACCAGAAAAATTCCCAGAAGCACAAGAGATAGCAGTAATTg ATAAAAGCAATAGGCAAGTTATTTTTCACCCTGTTTTGAAAATTGGTGCAGTTCATAAAGTTGTTCCCAACTTCACCTATAGAATAACCCATACAGAGCAAGAAAG AATAAGTGTGGATATCCTTCTTGAGGATATCAACAGTGATGTTGAAGGTAACCCTGCTGTATCCTGGCTACAGGTAAACGTTCTTCCAAAACTTGTAAAATGGGCAACCAACAAACAGAACTCATCCTCCAATCCTGTGATTCCTTCTCTAAGTTTAGTTCCTGTAGAAGCATACAACAAGGTGTACCAACAATTGAAAATCAGATATGGCAAAAAACTAATTAAG CTTTGGCCTGAGACAACAGATCCATTAAAATTTATCTATGAAGATATTGCTATTGCCTCTTATCTCATG TATCCAGGTGTAGGAGTTGATTTACGGAATAGGGGTATATGGGATATCTATGGACCAGAGACTCAGCTTAAG GAGATGACCATCACACCTTCCGACAAATACCTATTTCCAGAATATGACTGGTTGATAGGAAACCATTCAGATGAGCTCACACCCTGGATCCCAGTGATAGCTGCAAG ATCATCTTTCCACATGAGAGCCTTCCTTATTCCCTGTTGTGCATTCACATTTGATGGAAAGTACCAAAAATCACATAGTGGAACTAGTCAGTATCAGTCTTACTTGAATTTTATTAATGAACTTTGCCAAGTTGTGGGATTTCACGTAAAGAAAGATAAGCTCAGGATACCATCAACAAAACGA ATCTGCCTGATTTGTACCTCACGCAATTATAAAGTGTCAGAAGAAGCAGTTGTTGATAAAAGACGTTCAGAATACATAAAAAAGTATTCTCGACTCCTTCATGTAAGAAACCTGTCTCTTGTTAAAACGATGGGTGAGGAGAAAAACAGTATTATGAGTCATAAGTCATTTTGTGAGCATAATGAGTATACAGTAAATACTGAGGACAGAAATCCAGAGGTCTGCTGCAAATCAACCAGTGCTGTTTGGTTACATGATTTCCAGCCAAGAGAGAAGGCTGAACAAGTAAGAAACTGTACTCATCTAGATAAGCATTTCCTTGATGAAACTGTGAGTGTAATAGCTCAAACACTTTTGAACTGTGGAGAAGACTATCTTTCTTATGTGGGAAGTGATGGAAAAGAGGGAAAATGGAAACTTGGAG GTAAAATGGAGCTTTCAGTGTTGGTGAAAACCTTGAGTAATAACACCTTAAAACAGTTGAAGAACCAGTGTGGTGGGTTACAGACGCTTCTTAGAAACAACCAACACATATTTTCAG TGAAGAAAGGAACAGCAGGCCTGGCTTCTCCATTTGACCAAGGAAAATCTGATTCAAGTCAAAGtagtaagaaaagaaaaggaaaaatctCTGTGAAGACTCGGCCATGCTGGTTTTACAGGAATCATCCTAACAGTTGCCCTCTAGATGatgtaaaatgtaaatttgtgCATGTAgatgaaaacattaaaacatgtaattag
- the LOC143253312 gene encoding putative tRNA (uracil-O(2)-)-methyltransferase isoform X3, producing the protein MCDTTSDKSNRQVIFHPVLKIGAVHKVVPNFTYRITHTEQERISVDILLEDINSDVEGNPAVSWLQVNVLPKLVKWATNKQNSSSNPVIPSLSLVPVEAYNKVYQQLKIRYGKKLIKLWPETTDPLKFIYEDIAIASYLMVLWEQEYVELGLQKKQSFVDLGCGNGLLVYILTQEGYPGVGVDLRNRGIWDIYGPETQLKEMTITPSDKYLFPEYDWLIGNHSDELTPWIPVIAARSSFHMRAFLIPCCAFTFDGKYQKSHSGTSQYQSYLNFINELCQVVGFHVKKDKLRIPSTKRICLICTSRNYKVSEEAVVDKRRSEYIKKYSRLLHVRNLSLVKTMGEEKNSIMSHKSFCEHNEYTVNTEDRNPEVCCKSTSAVWLHDFQPREKAEQVRNCTHLDKHFLDETVSVIAQTLLNCGEDYLSYVGSDGKEGKWKLGGKMELSVLVKTLSNNTLKQLKNQCGGLQTLLRNNQHIFSVKKGTAGLASPFDQGKSDSSQSSKKRKGKISVKTRPCWFYRNHPNSCPLDDVKCKFVHVDENIKTCN; encoded by the exons ATAAAAGCAATAGGCAAGTTATTTTTCACCCTGTTTTGAAAATTGGTGCAGTTCATAAAGTTGTTCCCAACTTCACCTATAGAATAACCCATACAGAGCAAGAAAG AATAAGTGTGGATATCCTTCTTGAGGATATCAACAGTGATGTTGAAGGTAACCCTGCTGTATCCTGGCTACAGGTAAACGTTCTTCCAAAACTTGTAAAATGGGCAACCAACAAACAGAACTCATCCTCCAATCCTGTGATTCCTTCTCTAAGTTTAGTTCCTGTAGAAGCATACAACAAGGTGTACCAACAATTGAAAATCAGATATGGCAAAAAACTAATTAAG CTTTGGCCTGAGACAACAGATCCATTAAAATTTATCTATGAAGATATTGCTATTGCCTCTTATCTCATG GTTCTATGGGAACAAGAATACGTAGAGCTTGGTCTGCAGAAGAAACAGTCTTTTGTAGATCTGGGTTGTGGAAATGGACTGTTGGTATATATTCTTACTCAAGAAGGG TATCCAGGTGTAGGAGTTGATTTACGGAATAGGGGTATATGGGATATCTATGGACCAGAGACTCAGCTTAAG GAGATGACCATCACACCTTCCGACAAATACCTATTTCCAGAATATGACTGGTTGATAGGAAACCATTCAGATGAGCTCACACCCTGGATCCCAGTGATAGCTGCAAG ATCATCTTTCCACATGAGAGCCTTCCTTATTCCCTGTTGTGCATTCACATTTGATGGAAAGTACCAAAAATCACATAGTGGAACTAGTCAGTATCAGTCTTACTTGAATTTTATTAATGAACTTTGCCAAGTTGTGGGATTTCACGTAAAGAAAGATAAGCTCAGGATACCATCAACAAAACGA ATCTGCCTGATTTGTACCTCACGCAATTATAAAGTGTCAGAAGAAGCAGTTGTTGATAAAAGACGTTCAGAATACATAAAAAAGTATTCTCGACTCCTTCATGTAAGAAACCTGTCTCTTGTTAAAACGATGGGTGAGGAGAAAAACAGTATTATGAGTCATAAGTCATTTTGTGAGCATAATGAGTATACAGTAAATACTGAGGACAGAAATCCAGAGGTCTGCTGCAAATCAACCAGTGCTGTTTGGTTACATGATTTCCAGCCAAGAGAGAAGGCTGAACAAGTAAGAAACTGTACTCATCTAGATAAGCATTTCCTTGATGAAACTGTGAGTGTAATAGCTCAAACACTTTTGAACTGTGGAGAAGACTATCTTTCTTATGTGGGAAGTGATGGAAAAGAGGGAAAATGGAAACTTGGAG GTAAAATGGAGCTTTCAGTGTTGGTGAAAACCTTGAGTAATAACACCTTAAAACAGTTGAAGAACCAGTGTGGTGGGTTACAGACGCTTCTTAGAAACAACCAACACATATTTTCAG TGAAGAAAGGAACAGCAGGCCTGGCTTCTCCATTTGACCAAGGAAAATCTGATTCAAGTCAAAGtagtaagaaaagaaaaggaaaaatctCTGTGAAGACTCGGCCATGCTGGTTTTACAGGAATCATCCTAACAGTTGCCCTCTAGATGatgtaaaatgtaaatttgtgCATGTAgatgaaaacattaaaacatgtaattag